The sequence tgcaaaaaaaaggcaCTCGTTGTGATATgtcttactgttttgaaacactaatttgtgtccagtgaagtctcccgagtaaaacagtaccccccatgtacaggttttatggtgtcctggaaagttacagggttaaatatagggtttgcgaaccaaattctctggactttctgctgtCAGGCTTGTAAGGCAGGTCctttaaattgtaattaataaaatgacttaattatgtaaaaatattatataaatatatttgtagaatttaaatgtgtgtgtgtgtgtgcgtgtatatatataatatgtgtgtgtgtgtgtgtcctgatgaaagccctgaaccagggctgaaacgttgaccttggATGATCTGAAAATAAACACCATtgcttggaagacctagagtgccggtattttttctactttatatatttttatatatatatatatatatatatatatatatatatatattataccaaTGTagactgcactcacggactttggATATCAAAAAAAGGTGTTTATTCCATTGAACAaataaatcgacgtttcggtctgcacagggaccttcctcaggatgaaGCGACACAAAAAGGCCACTTCATCCTGAGGAAGGTCACttcatcctgaggaaggtccctgtgcggaccgAAATGTCGATTTATTTGTTCAATGGAATAAACACCTTTTTTTGATATccaaagtccgtgagtgcagtctACATTGGTATTTATCAAAGATCCCCTAATGGACGGGCACCCGGCAAACTATACCACTGTATAACAGCTGGAcatttaagcgtgagtgcaaggattcatctgttttttgtatgtatgtgtgtgtgtgtatgtatgtatatatatatatatatatatatatatatatatatatatatatatatatatatatagtctatgTAAAGatggcactccaaggactttgtaatatgatgaaaaaaacatagcttttattcagcaactgccacagtggatcaacgtttcagttctgtgtcagaactttcatcaggataaaggtGCAATATAATAACCAGTGTTTAAATAACAAACCATACTAATTAGTACATTGTATACAGGTATCCCTTACCCATTGCCCCAAGTGATTATCCAAGCTGATCGCTAAAAAAAGTCTGTCTGGTTTGTCCTTACGTTGTGGGTTCTTTTCATAGCATTTATCTAGTGCTTGCTGTAGGACTCTATTGCTGTAGCCTCGTGCGCGGAACTTGTCCCACATTTCCTGTATCTGGAGTTGTGTATTTGCAGGATTAGAGTTATTCCTTATTACTCTTAAAATTTGTGATTGAGGAAGTGAGTTCTTCAGGTGTCTCGGGTGGTAACTATCAGTTTAAAGAAGGGTGTTTCTGTCTCTATCTATTGGCTTGTTGTAGAGGGTATACGCTATTTTTCCATCTTCTTTGTACAGACGTACATCTAGAAAGTCAACTGTCTTGGTATCCAACATCATTGTGAGATGAACTGGTGAATCCAAATTATTGATTGTCTCCAGCATTTGATCAGCCGCAAGGGGCttgcctgggatgccaggcaagtccctACATCGCGATTGCTGGCGGGGGATTGCCAGCGATCCGGTAAGTGCAGATTTGGGATCAGACGTACCAGGTGCGTCTGCGGTCATTAACAACCGTTtattgtcggacgtacctggtacgggTTAAATCCTGGCAGCGCTAGGAATGGGTTAAATCCTGGCAGCACTACGAGAGTCCTAAGCTATCTGCCACTATATAGAACTAGCTGCTAAGATTTCAAACCATTTCTAGATTTGCCATCAGAGAAACCCATATAAATAATAGCAGTATAGTGCATACATATTTTTGGTtagaaataaatggaaaaaaagagggaaagaaCGTAAGAGAGTAGGAAAGAGGAAGAGATGAGGAAGTGATTGGAAAAAGGTAACTGCAGCATGACAGTGATGCTTTAATTACTTCTTTATTCTTTCTCTTCCTTGTCTTAATTGGTCTGAACTGATATTGCATAGTGCAGAGATGGATGTTGTTGTTGTGAAAAGGGCTCCTACCTAAATAATTGTTCATTATTATTCATACTGTATGTGCATTGTATATAATTCAgaattatttcatttttgtttttattttttttatgcatttagtATGCAACTCTTTTGCAGGAGCAAAGAAAGCATAGTAATTGAAGCTAAAGCAGACGATGAAGGGGAAgaagaaggagaaggggaaaatgAGGAAGCAGTAAAAGCCTGGAACGTAACCGAGAATTCTGTCATATCGGAAGCTGTGCCCATGTCAGAGGGGGAGCCTGTTGAAATAGAGGTTGAAATAACTGAAGGAGCAATTGTATTAGATGAAAATATAGAGACCATGGAAGAGGTGACTTCTGCAGAGCAGCCTGCCAAATACATCCAAAACACAGCCACATCAGATGACTCTGCCCTGGCTCTGTTGGCAGATATCACCAGCAAGTATCGTCAAGACGATCAAAGCGGTCAGATGGAGGAAGAGAGTAACAATGAAAGCGATTCCACTAACAAACAGGTAGAAAGCGTCGAAGTTATGGAGCTCCATTTGTCGCGTGCCAACAGCTTGTTCCATTGTGAGAAATGTAACCGTACCTTTAAATTGTTTCACCATTTTAAGGATCACATGAAATCACACTCCGCTGACACTTTCAGGTGTGAGATATGCAATAAAAAGTACGTGCGCGAGATTGCCTGGAAGCAGCACCTCACCTGTTACCATGTTGAAGAAAGCAGTGTCAGCAAGAAGCCGAGGCCCAGCAAAAAAATCCACGTTTGCCAGTATTGCGATAAGCAGTTTGATCACTTTGGGCATTTTAAGGAGCACCTACGCAAGCATACAGGTAAGATTATTTACGCTTCCCAATTCAACATTTGGTTTTCAAGCAAGAAACGGTGATTTGAAAAGAAATTACGAaatattggtaaaaaaataaaataaaaatcaaattggAAAAGGAGCTGAATTTAATTTTGGGATCTCCCCCCTTTGAATATAGCACTTCCTTGTTCTTTTCTCCACAATTGGCTCTGGTTATACAACCCTATGAGgttttactttaaatataaatGAGTTACTGTGTATGATGGTTCTGAATGAGAATTTCATATCCGCTACAATAGTACATGAGGGGGTAGGGGTGAGGTAATGGCATATTACAATTCCTAATTTAATGTTCACTATAAGTGTCCTTTTTTCAGATATCAAATGTTCATAATTCCATGTATATGGGTTATGCAGGGAATCTTAGAAAGGTAATGCATTTCTGGGCGGTGACCTTGCTTTTAGTATCTCCTTAACCCATGTGGGATACACTTTTGCATTACCATCCAAGCCTGTGTTGAGTCTCTGGCACTGTGCACAGTCAGAGTTACACAAGTGACAACTTCACTTCAGTAGCATTGCCATTTAAAGGTAGTTATCACAGCTTATCTCTGTCTACATTACATGTGAAACCATCAGCCACAATGTATCTGGTATTGTTTCTTGTCAACATGTTTCATACTTTCCCATACAGTACTCTGTCTAAAGTAAATGTGAACCAATCTTACAAATTTGCAAAGTGGGAGGGTAACCCAGGATAAGACAATCTCTCAtggttttatttaataaagtatttcatGCACAGAAATGCCACTAATTGAAATttagaagcaaaaaaaaatcaacaaaacatAACGCCATGCTTTCAAATAGTAAGTGCATAAATTGTCCAACTCTGACtgataacaaaatatttaatttgcCATTATAGTAATGGTATTCTACAAGGCAAAATCTGCATTTAAATAGTGGGACAACCATTTAAAGATAGTATCAGACTGTTCAGCAGACAGGTAGAAATAAGTTACAAACAAGATACACTAGCAGTATGTACATAAGCATAGTTTAGTTTGGGAGGGGATTCTATGGACTGTTTTATGTCAGGCAGCCAGGATAACAAATTGTTTCTATTGGCCCCAGACTATACAAATATTGAAAATCATACTTATCTGCACATCTGTTAAATTATTTGTCTTACTGGAGTATGGAATACTTATATTTATGGATGTTGATGTATTTTACAATACTGAGTGTGCTTTGCATTTATATTGTATATCATTAACTAATCCTGTCAGACACCTTGAGAGGTGGCATCTTTTATAcacaaacactttaaaaaaaagatttatttttgttacctttgcaTTACTAAAGAAAAGAAATAGTAACAAGCCAATAATTAATGGGAACACTTCTGAATGCGGGGTTGGGGGGTGGGTAACCCCTAAGACTAAATTGAAACTGAAGAAAGACACTGAAGTGTATCCGCCACGGGAACTAAACGGTAATGATATAGATTTTATCCCTTAGACAAGGCAACTAAAAATAAATGGTATGCCTACCAGATAGGTCAGATGAAGTCAATACTATGTCTGACCTTatgaaaacaaatacaaacggataacaaaaaaactttaatggATCTACTATAACACATAAATGGTTAAAAGATCAAATAGTAAATGAGTGACTCCTTCCAACTCTTTATTGATAGTATAGCCTATCAATAAAGTCATTACTGCTTAGTACCCGTGTGGGATACACTTTTGCATTACCATCCAAGTCTGTATTGAGTCTCTGGCACTGTACACAGTCAGAGTTACAAGCATATCCTTTTGACTAGCTATCAAAGGAGAGACTGTGCAGTAGGCTTGGTTCCAAACAGTGTAGTGTAGCATTCTTAATTCAATTGGGAAAGAATATCTATGCAAAGTTATATATTACATTTGAAGATGAAAAAGCTTGCTAATCCTGCTCTTGACTTTTCCTAGAGCACTTTATAAATGCATGTTTCACTATTCTACTCTGAGACAAGGCTGATTCTATTTCTTTGTGAATTATTACTAATTAATTTGTTTTCTTCAGTTTACCAAATTGGTTTTATGTGTCATTAAAGGGACTATTACtatttaatctcattgaattggttatagtgcctggagaaccgtggtgtccctccattcagtgtttagCTATTTTAAACATTCTAATAATACATGATGATTCTTCTCCTATCCCTACTGGAGATCTTAGCCTTACTAGAACTGGGCCACAGTGGTAGGCCGGGAGCGATGCTTTGACACTCTCTGCCAATCACCACGACCCATTGTTGCTCCTGCTAATGCTTCCTCACtaccccaagcagcacagagggaatgGACTACTGAGGTCTCTTGTTTAACACTGAACATAAGGATGACACCAGGGGACTGCAGGCACAATGATTTCTTCAATAAGATTAAGAAGTTACATTGTGCCTTTAAAAGGAGGAATCATTACTGCCCAGGAATCTTATTGTGATGTTTACTTATCCCCAATATCAGGGCCATTGTCGACTGAAAATTTACACTTGGCAAGTAGAAATTCATCCCTGGAGCATATACTATGGTTTGCAGTTAAGAGTAATTTTGAAGACCTGACTAGTAGCATCGAACTACAAATCTTAAGCCAGGCCCTATACTTTACAAATATGTATATCTTAAAAATAGAATTACATTTCAAAATCTACGCCTCTTTATACTGTAACTGGGCGTCTTCATCTTGGCTCCCTCTCAATCATTACTCTATGCTTTACCGTTTTCTGGCCTTGAACATAATATGTGGTGATGGAgaacattgtttatttttctcctcTTCCAGTGGAATATGTGAGTTGAGCATCGCATAAAAAAGGTTAAACAAATTCTAagtaattttcaatgttttattcaatggtgtgatttccagagaagtgatagGACAACCTTAAAAGGGAGGCTATCACTTTTCTAAATGCTTAGCTTACTGGAGGCAACCCTCCACTCCCTTTTTACACTTTTTAATCCTCATTGTTAACTTATTATATTCCTCTTGTGGAAGGAGACATGTATCTACAATTTCAGAAGGTCGTGTGATGAGAGAGAAGGTGAGCTCAGAGCAGGTGATTGAATGATTATGCTGTATTTGAAAGAAAAGGCACAAGAATGTATGAGAGAGACATTTATTGAGGTATAATGGTCCATAGTCATTTATTCTCATTTTCTGAAAACTTTTACCCTGTTTGAGAGGGAGGAAGAGGCAAACTTtggaaaaattcagaaaatagATTAAGTGGGACAAAACACAATTAATGTAAACTCCTATTTAATGTGTTTTTCTTTGGAAACAGGTGAAAAACCATTTGAATGTCCTAATTGTCATGAACGTTTTGCAAGGAATAGTACACTGAAATGCCACTTATCAGCTTGTCAGTATGGCGTTGGTGCCAAAAAGGGAAGAAAGAAGTTGTATGAATgtcaggtaaatatatatatatttttcatcctATAGAACTATGTAATATTACGTTTTGCTGGtgttattacttatttatatgattggataTTAATAATAAAGGAAACAAAATATATGGGCGTGAAACTTTATCATAGTTCATGTACAAGGTAATACTAAAACCTATTTAGGCCCTTAATTGCTCACTTAATCCAATTGCTTACAAATGAAGagatttgtttgaaaaaaaaaaagataataataataataataataataaaaaaaaaaaaaaatatatatatatatatatatatatatatatatatatatatatatatatatttgcagcaaTAAGCCAGCCCCAAGAGCTTTTTATCAGGCAGTCGGAATACTACATGTTAAAGGGTACCTGagtaactacagcttaatgtagttgttctggtgtctatgaaaaggcagtgcttacattattgcctagcaaaacctctagtggcagtcactcagacagccactagaggtacttcttgTGTCAGTGCTGCATGAAGACGCTTaacatttcccatagagatgcattgatttaacagAGGCAGAGTGTGGCAGGGTCAGCCGTGGCGAGATTGACATGGcatgggaaaaaggtgagtaaaatcacttcTTCAAAGGGTGGCAAGAGGGACCAGGGTCCTAAAAAGTTATTTTaccacaatagtgtcaggaatacatgtttgtgttactgacactgtagtgttccttcctGTTTTAAATTGTCCAAGTTCTATATGTAGTGCGTGTGCATACTGATTGTGTACATCTGTCCGGTTTCTTTATATTACTATTGTGCAGATAACGCTTCTTGCACAGTTAGCTGCTGAGCTCCAAGGTTTTGCTGACAGCCAGGGCTTACAGAGTGTATTCACTCACTCCTCCACTCAGATTTGTTAGTAGTCAATGACACATACAATTCCCAAATTGTATAATTTGTTTTCCATGCTCTGGGGTTGCGTCAGTCAGTGCTGGCAGCTAAAGGGGTATAGGAACAGAGTGAATGATGTCACTCTGATCAGATCCAATGTGCTGGCAGTAAAGCCAGATCGTCCGCATTACAGAGGAAGATTGCCGTGTCTCAGGAAGTGTCCTCCAGCAGACCCAGTCATTGGAACTGAGGATGGTGGGATGGGTTCCAAAACAAACCTGCAAATAGGGTACTATAGGGTTAGatgtacaggtttgtattccgaaCGCTGTAGTGttcctgtatatattttgtttaggaGTTCCAAACTTTATGTTACGGCATATTTTGTCCAAAATAAAACTGCATTATAAAATTATATGTAACCAATATAGGAAGAATCCTGAGGACTGTCTCAACATTTTCCGTTCTTTGGTTTTCAGGTTTGCAGCAGTGTTTTTAACAGTTGGGAACAGTTTAAAGACCACTTGGTGCTTCACACTGGGGATAAACCAAACCATTGCACATTGTGTGATTTGTGGTTCATGCAAGGCACTGAACTTAGAAAACATCTACACGAGGCGCACAACATAGCAGAGAGGATTGTGACAGAGGTGGTGCTTCCATCTGATGGTGGGGAGTCTGAACCTGTAACATCAATGACATTTGTTGAACAAGTAGAACAAGTGCATGTGCTTCCCGTAGACCAAGTTATACAGGTGCAAGTAGACCCTCCACATTTAACAGTGGGTCACCTGCATCAAGATCTGTTGGAAGTGAATCAAGTGAAAGGAACACACATTTTGGATCTACAGGGACAGGTGCACATGGGCCACATTGAAGTGGAGCATCTTCAAATAGATCCAGGCACGGAAGTTCACGTTGAGGAAGTGCAAGTTGAACACGTAAATCAGATACACATGGAGGAGGTGGAGGCAGAACTTATTGATGAATCCAGTATACAGCATATGGAGCATACCATTGTAGAACAGAATGAGTCTTGCCAACCAGAGGAAGCAGAACTTCAAATTGTCCACACAGGTGGGGAAAGTATACAGATTAAACAAATAGAAATGACGCACTGATGCAACAACAAATTCGAGCATTGAACTTGCATGCTGCTGCAAAAATAGGAACAAGGTCTTGATTCAACAAAGTTAAATATTCTACCAGGTTATTGTTTTACTTAAAAGGAGATTACTTGTATGGTGAAACGCCTCCAGTTCTTTTTGTGGGTACTTATTGACTGAAAGAGGAGTAAAGCTGCACTTGTGAAACATATGGGTGTTTTtttggttagtttttttttttttttgctcacattATATCCGGTACATAGCACTAAACATGACcaattctctccccccccccccccccccccctggttttacatttattttttaaactgtagTCTTAAGATGCTTAACTTAAAAGTGTCTGAGCAGTCGCTTATTCCATTACAGTTCTGAGTTTGCCCGGGACAATGCTATCCCCGAAAGTGAGGCTCATTTGCTTACATACAAACTGAACGGTCAGCTTATGAACAAAAATAACTTGGTTCTGCAACCATTGTACatgatccattttttttttccagcctcaaaaatgggggggcggcaaattattAAGCTCTTGTACGGACAACTCTTACAGTGTACatctaaatattatttttttatgtgttacTTGTCCCAGAAAAGTTATGACAAGGCCAATGGTGATTTAATCTCGGCACTTCAGATTTCTGTGAATTTGGTGTGTCCCATTTTCAAGAACTGCCACATTTTGGCATTACTTTATTTGACAGTGGTCATCCACCAGAGTGGTGAACCCTACACATAGTCCATTGTCCTTTATAATGGCACTCTCCCTTACATTACCTGTAAAACAGACcctaaattaaatacaaattgcTAACTACATCCCAAAAACACAGAAAAAGGATGCAAAAATATCCCTTCTGCTTGCGTTATTTGGACAGCGCTAAAATGGCAACACTGAAACATCCCATTGTTGTGTTCAGACATCCTTTCTGGGAGTGTGTTCACAAATGCATGCAGTGCCTATGCTTGGCACCATTGAGATTTGTAAACAAAATATACTGTGGATACATAAAACGTATCCATTTGATTGTGCAGTTGACTTTTGTCAGGCAATTTTCAGTATGCAGTTTGTTTTAACAATAAAAGCCTGTCTAATTTCTTCCTGTGTGACTGTCATGTTCAGCTGCATGCATGTAATCTGTAAAATTCAAATTACAGAATTcatttttatagatatttttgtTTTTGGAAAATATATAAAGATTGGCTTCAGAGCATCATTACTGCAAGAAAATAACCTCATTGTGTTTCTGCATTGAAACcaaactttttaaagggacactccggaccccaaaagcactttagcttgctgaaaagctttatgtgtgaagagtgtgtcctaactttttcattttggaaaaagtgcagatttcatcaGAACTTGACTCTTCTATAAATTATACTGGTAGCatccccctgttttttttttttgttttgtttttttagcaaacaggtcctgttacttcctgggtcAGTTATTGCACtgaactcaaaaggcagcaatgtcccagagcacctgccttgcaaagccttctcattaaccccttaaggacacacgacatgtgtgacacatcatgattcccttttattcca comes from Pelobates fuscus isolate aPelFus1 chromosome 5, aPelFus1.pri, whole genome shotgun sequence and encodes:
- the ZNF131 gene encoding zinc finger protein 131 isoform X4 → MVSAAPQLLPLPSQGSGLADVISRAGAAGKPSRPPFPHSHRQTGRGGRGQPISPQSVSCADSGSPGEARLAGCGCPVSAAAIFETSCSGMEAEETMGCIQEFPDHYKVMMDRLNEQRELDKFTDITLIVDGHQFKAHKAVLAACSHFFYKFFQDFTQEPLVEIEGVSNTAFRNLIEFTYTAKLMIQGEEEAGDIWKAAEYLQMHEAIKALEFSMQLFCRSKESIVIEAKADDEGEEEGEGENEEAVKAWNVTENSVISEAVPMSEGEPVEIEVEITEGAIVLDENIETMEEVTSAEQPAKYIQNTATSDDSALALLADITSKYRQDDQSGQMEEESNNESDSTNKQDHMKSHSADTFRCEICNKKYVREIAWKQHLTCYHVEESSVSKKPRPSKKIHVCQYCDKQFDHFGHFKEHLRKHTGEKPFECPNCHERFARNSTLKCHLSACQYGVGAKKGRKKLYECQVCSSVFNSWEQFKDHLVLHTGDKPNHCTLCDLWFMQGTELRKHLHEAHNIAERIVTEVVLPSDGGESEPVTSMTFVEQVEQVHVLPVDQVIQVQVDPPHLTVGHLHQDLLEVNQVKGTHILDLQGQVHMGHIEVEHLQIDPGTEVHVEEVQVEHVNQIHMEEVEAELIDESSIQHMEHTIVEQNESCQPEEAELQIVHTGGESIQIKQIEMTH
- the ZNF131 gene encoding zinc finger protein 131 isoform X3; translation: MVSAAPQLLPLPSQGSGLADVISRAGAAGKPSRPPFPHSHRQTGRGGRGQPISPQSTSCSGMEAEETMGCIQEFPDHYKVMMDRLNEQRELDKFTDITLIVDGHQFKAHKAVLAACSHFFYKFFQDFTQEPLVEIEGVSNTAFRNLIEFTYTAKLMIQGEEEAGDIWKAAEYLQMHEAIKALEFSMQLFCRSKESIVIEAKADDEGEEEGEGENEEAVKAWNVTENSVISEAVPMSEGEPVEIEVEITEGAIVLDENIETMEEVTSAEQPAKYIQNTATSDDSALALLADITSKYRQDDQSGQMEEESNNESDSTNKQVESVEVMELHLSRANSLFHCEKCNRTFKLFHHFKDHMKSHSADTFRCEICNKKYVREIAWKQHLTCYHVEESSVSKKPRPSKKIHVCQYCDKQFDHFGHFKEHLRKHTGEKPFECPNCHERFARNSTLKCHLSACQYGVGAKKGRKKLYECQVCSSVFNSWEQFKDHLVLHTGDKPNHCTLCDLWFMQGTELRKHLHEAHNIAERIVTEVVLPSDGGESEPVTSMTFVEQVEQVHVLPVDQVIQVQVDPPHLTVGHLHQDLLEVNQVKGTHILDLQGQVHMGHIEVEHLQIDPGTEVHVEEVQVEHVNQIHMEEVEAELIDESSIQHMEHTIVEQNESCQPEEAELQIVHTGGESIQIKQIEMTH
- the ZNF131 gene encoding zinc finger protein 131 isoform X1 — translated: MVSAAPQLLPLPSQGSGLADVISRAGAAGKPSRPPFPHSHRQTGRGGRGQPISPQSVSCADSGSPGEARLAGCGCPVSAAAIFETSCSGMEAEETMGCIQEFPDHYKVMMDRLNEQRELDKFTDITLIVDGHQFKAHKAVLAACSHFFYKFFQDFTQEPLVEIEGVSNTAFRNLIEFTYTAKLMIQGEEEAGDIWKAAEYLQMHEAIKALEFSMQLFCRSKESIVIEAKADDEGEEEGEGENEEAVKAWNVTENSVISEAVPMSEGEPVEIEVEITEGAIVLDENIETMEEVTSAEQPAKYIQNTATSDDSALALLADITSKYRQDDQSGQMEEESNNESDSTNKQVESVEVMELHLSRANSLFHCEKCNRTFKLFHHFKDHMKSHSADTFRCEICNKKYVREIAWKQHLTCYHVEESSVSKKPRPSKKIHVCQYCDKQFDHFGHFKEHLRKHTGEKPFECPNCHERFARNSTLKCHLSACQYGVGAKKGRKKLYECQVCSSVFNSWEQFKDHLVLHTGDKPNHCTLCDLWFMQGTELRKHLHEAHNIAERIVTEVVLPSDGGESEPVTSMTFVEQVEQVHVLPVDQVIQVQVDPPHLTVGHLHQDLLEVNQVKGTHILDLQGQVHMGHIEVEHLQIDPGTEVHVEEVQVEHVNQIHMEEVEAELIDESSIQHMEHTIVEQNESCQPEEAELQIVHTGGESIQIKQIEMTH
- the ZNF131 gene encoding zinc finger protein 131 isoform X2 → MVSAAPQLLPLPSQGSGLADVISRAGAAGKPSRPPFPHSHRQTGRGGRGQPISPQSVSCADSGSPGEARLAGCGCPVSAAAIFETSCSGMEAEETMGCIQEFPDHYKVMMDRLNEQRELDKFTDITLIVDGHQFKAHKAVLAACSHFFYKFFQDFTQEPLVEIEGVSNTAFRNLIEFTYTAKLMIQGEEEAGDIWKAAEYLQMHEAIKALEFRSKESIVIEAKADDEGEEEGEGENEEAVKAWNVTENSVISEAVPMSEGEPVEIEVEITEGAIVLDENIETMEEVTSAEQPAKYIQNTATSDDSALALLADITSKYRQDDQSGQMEEESNNESDSTNKQVESVEVMELHLSRANSLFHCEKCNRTFKLFHHFKDHMKSHSADTFRCEICNKKYVREIAWKQHLTCYHVEESSVSKKPRPSKKIHVCQYCDKQFDHFGHFKEHLRKHTGEKPFECPNCHERFARNSTLKCHLSACQYGVGAKKGRKKLYECQVCSSVFNSWEQFKDHLVLHTGDKPNHCTLCDLWFMQGTELRKHLHEAHNIAERIVTEVVLPSDGGESEPVTSMTFVEQVEQVHVLPVDQVIQVQVDPPHLTVGHLHQDLLEVNQVKGTHILDLQGQVHMGHIEVEHLQIDPGTEVHVEEVQVEHVNQIHMEEVEAELIDESSIQHMEHTIVEQNESCQPEEAELQIVHTGGESIQIKQIEMTH
- the ZNF131 gene encoding zinc finger protein 131 isoform X5, encoding MVSAAPQLLPLPSQGSGLADVISRAGAAGKPSRPPFPHSHRQTGRGGRGQPISPQSVSCADSGSPGEARLAGCGCPVSAAAIFETSCSGMEAEETMGCIQEFPDHYKVMMDRLNEQRELDKFTDITLIVDGHQFKAHKAVLAACSHFFYKFFQDFTQEPLVEIEGVSNTAFRNLIEFTYTAKLMIQGEEEAGDIWKAAEYLQMHEAIKALEFRSKESIVIEAKADDEGEEEGEGENEEAVKAWNVTENSVISEAVPMSEGEPVEIEVEITEGAIVLDENIETMEEVTSAEQPAKYIQNTATSDDSALALLADITSKYRQDDQSGQMEEESNNESDSTNKQDHMKSHSADTFRCEICNKKYVREIAWKQHLTCYHVEESSVSKKPRPSKKIHVCQYCDKQFDHFGHFKEHLRKHTGEKPFECPNCHERFARNSTLKCHLSACQYGVGAKKGRKKLYECQVCSSVFNSWEQFKDHLVLHTGDKPNHCTLCDLWFMQGTELRKHLHEAHNIAERIVTEVVLPSDGGESEPVTSMTFVEQVEQVHVLPVDQVIQVQVDPPHLTVGHLHQDLLEVNQVKGTHILDLQGQVHMGHIEVEHLQIDPGTEVHVEEVQVEHVNQIHMEEVEAELIDESSIQHMEHTIVEQNESCQPEEAELQIVHTGGESIQIKQIEMTH